The sequence TGTTGCTgaaataaccaataaaatgatTGACGTAATTGCCCTGACTCGCAGTCATTGTCATTTCTCTAGCCATTTCTttacttttcatttcttttcatgCAGCTGTTGATGAAGGAAACGTCAGAAAAATCCTCTTGACTGCTGCCACAGAGCATCAGTTTCATCTTAACTGCCATTTAACCACCCTGCCACATGTCTAGGGTTAAAATGCAGTCCACATATCCACAGCTAACCCAAATATCACCACAGTTCCTGTGTGTGTGACAGAAGTGAGAGAGAAGTGTACATTGAGGCAGATAGTGCAGGTGTTCTGccttactttgtgtgtgtgtgtgggggggggggggggggtttatgTGTTTCTAAGGCTGTCATTTGACCCCTCTGCTGTGACAGCTGTTGTGTTTGTTTCTGATCTGAATGTACAGAGAGATTACTCTGTCGTGTGTGTGTTGAAATGGCCTCTGTATGTGTAAACGTGTGGTAAATGTGTGCTATGTTAACTAGCTTGTGTTCACATTGTAGGATCGTGTTGATATGCGCCAAAAGGTCTTTGTGTGCTGCCTTCTCTGTGCTGCCGTATGGAGAGAGCTTTCACATCAGgtactcaaacacaaacacacacacttttgattATTGAAATGAAAAGGTCTTTTCTTTGGCTATTGGCAGGTGACATTTCAGCGTTTGTTACACCTGGTGGCTTTTTACAATATACAGTAATGCCTTTTCGAGTGTACAATGCACCTGCCACATTCCAGTTGTTGGTTAATCGGGTGTTAGGGGGTGCCAAGATGTGTCATGTATCTAGATCACTGTTTCTCAACTACGTtcatggaggaccaccagctctgcccATTttacatgtctccttaaccaaacacacctgattcagatcatcagctcattagcagagactgaaagacctgtaatgggtgtgacagacaaaggagatgtccaaaacatgcagtgttggtggtcctccaggaaagtggtggagaaacactgatctagatgaCATCGTTGTCCATTCAACAACGTAGCACGAACACATCAGTCCGATAAAACAGGGTTTTCAGGAACTGACTGAGGCaaatttttctaattatttgaccatttaattgttattttgttatttttaagttaTCCTGTGACTTAAGATTTGCTCATCTGTTGGGATTTGGGTTTATCAAAGATAGTGAACAAAACCTTGTTACCTGTCACACCTGAGTATTTATCAATACTAGAGGGAAGGAAAGTTCAGGAAAGAGGGCAAAAGGTGTCAAAGTCTATCCTGGACCTTTTTCTTTAGATTTCAGagcttttgttgttttattacttgGCACATTTAAGTCTGAGTAAAATCCATCCCTACAATAGTAAGAAATTATTCATCCAGAGGGTAAAAAAATACTAAAGTGTGTGATTATCTATCAGCGGTTGAAAATGAATCATCTGAATGACTATTAAGACACAACCTCCTATTTTCAACAGGCCTTTCTCAAACAACATACTGTACCAGCACAAAAACAAGCTTAGCAAATTATTGTGTACAGTAAttaacattactttaaataaaacacaaaactgcTCACATCTATTCAGAACTATACTAAAAGAATCATTGGTGAAATCATCAAAGATGGAGAATCATTCAGTGGGAAAACTAAAATCACTAGCAGAATTGTGAACGATTCCTAACATCACCATTTATAGCTGTCACTCATTTCCTTAAATCTCAAATAGAAAGATAAACTTCTAGAGAGATGCGTTGAGCTGAATGTTCCATCCTCTGCTTTCCTCGTGGGATTCGTGTTCAGGGTTAGATTCAGTTGAATAGGGCAGGGACGAATTTTTCCCACATCCTGGAGCTGGACATGGCATGACACAAACTTGACCCCCTCTTCTTTCCCACCCTCAACATTATGGCTAAAGAAATGCTTAAATGCACTTGGATATTGGAAAACCGGTCTTTTACCTCATATTTTTAAGAGATGAAAATTACACAGCCATGTTATGTAAGGGCTGTAAGTCTGTAGATAAGGGATGCTGGAGGGAGTGAATATGAAGAGCAGTGTGCTGTGAACAACACTCGTACTTACTTCTGTCTCGAAGGAAATGCTTAAGGATTGAGCTCTCGGATTGTATTTGGTGAGTTAAACTTGAGCGTTGAATCAGCTTCATGTTGGAACAGCTTCATGTTGTTGTTTATCTCATTGTTAAATGAGATAAACATGTCTTTCTGTAAACAAGGCTTATCTTAAGGGCTTTTATTTGAAAATAGCCTATAGATTTTGGTTTACTTTAACGCTGGAGGTTAGAAGTTATTAAAGGAGGGACATTCCTCGAAGCATTTGATTGGCTTGTTTTTCTTAGAAGAGAATAAAAGGAAATGCTTAATTCATCGTCTaaattaaataggaaaattatgacattttctcaccctttacttattaatatatatatatatatatatatatatatatatatatatatatatatatatatatatatatatatatatatatatatactatattgaaatatatacatgatattgaaaaaatctaaatattgaattTAGATGGTTTGGGGTAATTaagtataaaacataataaacaaattactagCAACAATTATTACAGCAGAGCAAAGAAAAGAGTCACATAAACAGTGCTTTACGGTTTTCCAGAGAAATGCCTttgaaacacatgcaaatgataaagtttcactctgttgtGGTTATACGTTGCAATGATTCCACCAATCTCttgtattctcaattgttgtgctgatcaactataatctctCATTATTGCATGTCCTGCGATGACCATTAAATGCTTCATAACAgttttgtgaaaagggtccataacgTATTATATGAAATATCTTCATGTGCTTATCATAACATATAGTTTACCTATTTCTAATTATCCGTTATTGTCGTTATCACATCACTTTCATAATATGGTGTCGCGTTGACGTCCTGCTGCGCTGCGCTTTTATTAAACCCACTCCTGAGTGCCACGTCATACATTTTTTGGTGTGAATGATCCCTTATCCTGCAGCAAATTTGCTTACAAGTCGTGTGAAGTGTATTCCATATTAAAAAACCATAAATGGTTAAAAAGCATTGTTTAGGAACCGGTATCGAACTCAAGGTATTCAAAGTACCTTCTTTTACTTCACTTTTTACTCATGTCATATACAATACATCATTGAAGTGCAGTTGGTTGGTCAGAGTGACCCAATTTAGTAACTACTCTTTTGTTCCTGTGACTGATCAATTGGAGCATCtctaaataaaacagtaatactAAAGAAGTGTATGTGTATAATAAGCAGGGTCAGAGGCTTTTCACACAGAATGCCTTTTTGTGAACACAGAATGCCACTCCAATGCACTTCTTTTCTATAGTTTTTAATGTAGACAGATGCTGGAAGGACGTGTTTAGCCATTACGCTCACGTCACTCGTCTTTTGAAGTGCCGCACACATGAGTGCCACGTTTTTTGTCGAAAGTTGGcttgacaactgttttatttaccATTATATGTATCATGGCGGAGGAGGCGATCATTGTAGATTTGCCCAGAATGGACGGTGAAGTCTAGATCGAATACTCactggaagtgcgatatgcacatcaatatagaaGCATTTTTTTacgacactgtataacaataattaataattttacagtactgtgaaggtttagggttagggtgggggtagacattaaaaatacaatgtattgggtaatttaatagatatcaaaaataatactcagtacatctactgtttttacgttactctGATGGGTTTATTATTTGTGTGGGtgaagatgttaataaaatacaataaatgggaaatttaataaataatataaatgattctcgttaacttccggccacaaccatATCCTGTCTAGCAACAACctgaatggacccttttcacattacCGGGTGTTTTCTCATCAGTGGGAGTCCTCATAGTTGGGTAAAtgtttgatgcaaagatgatttaatacataattaaatgcatctaaatgttcatacattattttaaaaatcaaaatatcaAAAACTTTGAAAGATGTAAGACCCTGATGACCATTAGACGCTTCATAACAgttttgtgaaaagggtccatatccTGAGTTATATGATATATCTTCAAGTGCTTATTATAACATATGGTTTACCTATTTCTAATAATCTGTTATTGTCGTCATTACAATACTTTCATAATATGGTGTCGCGTGGACATCATGCTGCGTCAGACAGTTTTCGGTGTTAATGAGCCCTTATCCTGCAgcaaatatgcttaaaatgtaatgattttaaaatagaacaaaaacatTTCCTGTGTTTTTCTTCTATTTACATGCAAGACGTGTGAAGATTATTCTTTATTAGAGAaccataaatgtttaaatgtggtGACGTTGTgttttaaataatactttacatcAAAGTCTGTGATTCTctcttttattgttattattataaaataaatcaatgaaaataaGCATCTGTCCATGTGTTTGTGTCAGCGACCCTCGTCTGGACGCTCAGCGGCGTAGACACTCGTCCGGAGGAATTTCCACCACTCTAGAGATGCTTCCCGGGCTGGAGGGTGTGGAGCTGGGCCTGTATGGCAGGGTAAGAGCTTATCATCCTGTCTCTGAAGCTTTCAGTCAGTCAGAGAGCCGACCTGCTCAGGAATGACAGCTTTATGTATGTCTTTATTTGATGCACCCGGTAGGTTAAAGTGGCTGTCAGGATGTCTCAGGTTGATAGATAGCTTGTTCTCTGCTCTTGTTTGTTGTACAGACAGTGTCGTACGCTCAGTTCCTGTACCCAACTAATGCTCTGGATCGACACAAACCCTCGGTGGATCTGACTCTACCCCTGCCCTATTCCAGAAACAGCATCCCTCGCAGTTATCCGTCCTCTCGCCTCAACAGCACCGTCGGCCTGGACCTGGGTATGACACACttatacaaacacactcattaaGGAGTTTTTCAGTAGACATAGTTTTTATGcagtgttttatgcagtggatgcccttccagctgcaacccagtactgggaaacacccatccactctcattctctcacacacacacacacacacacacacacacactcatacactacggccaatttagtttgttcaaatcacctatagcgcatgtctttggacttgtagggaaacaggagcacccggaggaaacccacactaacacggggagaaaatgcaaactccacacagaaatgccaactgacccagccacgaCCTTGctgtgctaacccctgagccaccatgccaccacctTTAGGTTAATGAAAATCTAATAATTAAATGCCCAAAatcaaatatgtatatttttttaaataaaaaacatttaacctCCCAACCTTCGAACATGATCAGTGAGGAGCGGGATTCTCTGTCTTTTCAAAAAGCAGACATACTATTTTTGTCTAAAAAAGAACTGCTGTGTGATTCAAAGATTGAATTACTTAAAACAGTTTGAACCTTAACCACCTTAAATCCTTAAAtctgttattaaaactgttttcattactacactacttgacaaaagtcttgtcgtcgatcccagttgtaagagcaacaaataataacatgacttctAGTTTCTATCATTTGGACAAGTGGCAGAAGGTTTTTTCCAATAAATCatatgttgaactgcatcccaatcatcacaaatactgcagaagacctattggaacacaCATGGATCctagattctcacagaaatcagtcaagtttggtgaggaaaaatcatggtttggggttatattcagtatgggggggggggggtgcaagaGATCTCCAGAGTGGATGGCagcattaacagcctgaggtataaagacatttgtgctgcccattacattttaaaccacaggagagggcaaattcttcagcaggatagcgctccttctcatactggccagcccagtcaccagacatgaacattattgagcatttctggggtaaaatggaggaggTATTGAATATaaatgcaaagaatcttgatgaactctaggagtcctgcaagaactctttctttgccattccagatgactttattaataagtgatctGAGTGATTGcatggatgtatggatgcagtcctctaagctcatgggagtcaaactcaatattgattctttttccattgcaccatgactttatattctatactgtacattatttctgttatgtgacaagacttttatctaagcaaagtcagcccttactgtcctaatttaataattaaaaatcaaggcacaatcatattttattttggtaaaataagcacaatctagaggtctttgcctttcgtAAAAGCCATTTCTtataccaaattatcaactagaggtcaagttatgatttgttgttcctaaaacttggatagacgacaagacttttgtcaggtagtgtaaattgtTGATTACATTtggttcttttttgtttttactcagCCGATGAACATGTAAAAcctgtcaacaacataaaagaaaACAATACCAAAGACGTTTCTATGCGATAAAGtctcatttattatttttctaatgtTTGTTCGTGCTTATTTTGTGCTATATCTATCACACCACATTCAAGagcaccaaaacaacattaagtATTTAGTCCTCACACATGTAACAAAGCAGTCACACATACACATGAGTGCGCACTTACTCCATTCATTTCTGTTACCACTTAAATCTTAGGCCCTCTGGAATCCGAAAACTTTTTCTTGTGACCTTTTTTGACTTTGTCAGACTTTAGATGTGTATGTTGCAAAAGCATTTTGAAGCTATTTCTGGATCATGTGTGCGCATGCTAATACTCACATTCGTTTATGTGAAATGAAATCACAGAAGCACGCAAAAGTGCACCCACACAACAGACAAAGAAGTGTGTACTAGTCACCGATGGGAGCTTAATAAAGGTTTAATGCTATATTATTCACAGAGTGGGCAGAGACATTTCAATCAACTCGGTGGACACGCTTATTATCGCAGTATTCCAGGCACAGATGTGTGAAACTGTGTGTCATAATTACTAATGCAGCTATTCCTGgattctctatgtgtgtgtgtgtgtgtgtgtgtgtgtgtgtgtgtgtgtgtgtgtgtgtgtgcgtgtgtgtgtgtgtgtgtgtgtgtgtgtgagtcatcAAGCTCTTTCAGCTCTTCTTATTTAGCAAGTCTGCATTAGCTACACTTGTGTCAGCTCAGTGTGTGTCACTAATTGTGTTGAGTTTAAGTgtcatcttaaagggacagttcagccaaaaataaagATTGTGTCATCATTCACTCTCCAGATGACAGTTATTTCGTTTTTAGCTGAACTTGTGCTTGCTGGGTCATTGCAGAAAGCTGTCACACTTATACGTGTCACATTGAGTTCTGTGGTCTGAGGTTTGACTGACAGCttttcttgtttgtgtgtgtgtgtgtgttttcaggtctTGAAGACTCTGATTATGATCCTAATATGCTCAGTGACCCCCAGTGGCCATGTGGAAAACATAAAAGAGTGCTCATCTTTGCCTCATACATGGTAAGGTGgaggaattaaataaataaataaataaataaataaaaataaataacagcaatcttttatctgtttttgtgatagtaatattagtaatataatttgttaaatattttactttatggaatacttttattattttgttattattattattattattattattattattattattatattattatctttattttattaaagtagtGTTTATGTTATATTACACATACACATTACATGCATGggattcatttattttgtaaattcagATCTACTTGAAGGTTATATTTTAAATACCCTACACTGTTATTGGACATTATAATATGTTATATCAGTTTAgcttattattaattacataaaaaaacaatcacTAAAATACAgccttttattttttatggttacatgatattggaaaaatatgacattgtaatatttatttttttctaccaTATATATtccaatatgaatataatttcaccagagagcttgaatagctctatttgaaaagaattcatTAATTTAGACTGGTTTGAGATTCTTCTGGGTgtaaatcatgcataaaatatttttaaaaaattaaaagcatatataaatacaataaagccataaagaaaaaaagaaatttacaatgctttatagttttctgaggagccaaacagtattcaggtacagaaatgtaataatcatatgtaaaaacactgcataatcttcattgtaaatagtaaataaaataaatgtttattaaacttaCAAAGGGTGGCTGAATGCAGTCACAGGTTTTAAAACAGATACAgatgatacatttttattatggTTAAATATCATGTTTCCGAAATTATGCTCTTGCTCAAATATAGTCCCAACATATAAAGTCAATATTGCatgtcctgcgatgtgactatttcagacatgcacattgcgatatatatataaatatatatatatatatatatacagttgaagtcataattattagcccccctgtttatttttttccccaatttctgtttaacagagagattttttttaatacatttccaaacataaccgttttaataactcatttctaataactgatttattttatctttgctatgatgacagtaaataatatttgactagatatttttcacgacacttctatacagcttaaagtgacttttaaaggcttaactaggttaactaggcaggttagggtaatcaggcaagttattgtataacgatggtttgttctgtatacaatcgaaaaaaaatatagcttaaagaggctaataatattaaccttaaaatggtttttaaaaaaatgttaaactgcttttattattatatataaatgtaatatttaatatttgagaTGATATCAAGTTTTTGggtatatttaaacatttatcgtcaatttttattttgacttgtatgTAAATGTTTTCTACAAATCTTGCATTATAATCAGCAGCTCAGCCAATTAGCTTTTCacagtgtgtgcgtgcatgcgtttGTTTACAGTAGTTGTTTAATGCAGCCATTACGCTGAAAATGTATATGAATATGTACACTGAATATGTACACTGTAACTGTACATGAGTATGTATATGAGTCTGAAAGCAGCGTGTCTGACCAACAGACACAGATAAACACAGTTTACCCTACTGACTTCATCGCTGACCACTGGATAATACTGATGACACACATGTGCACTCTAATTCATTCAAATCTCTTTTTATTCCTGCATATCTGACTAATGTAAATTCTCAGTATTTACggcctccctctctctctctctctctctctctctctctctctctctctctctctctctctctctctctctctctctatctatctctctctttctttctctggcTGTGGTTTGCTCGCAGACGACAGTAATAGAGTATGTCAAACCATCCGATCTGAAGAAGGACATGAATGAGACTTTTAAGGAAAAATTCCCCCACATCAAACTCACGCTGAGCAAAATCAGAAGGTATACACACTGATTGCAATAACCAGATTAAGCTTTAAAGACATATTTAACCTTCAtgaaaattatttacaattaagCATGTATTTTAAATGACTACTTAATATGGAAATAATGTACTTAAAAAGAATCAAACTCAAGGTGATATTTTTGGATACATATTCACTTGTTAAttgaaaatgcttttatttaaatatatttaatgtcattttttgtcTTTagagtgatatttttatccacttTGGTTTGTTTTTGAGTACCTGCATAATTCGTAAGTGGATTGACTGTTGATCCAAAAACTTTTatgatgataaaataaatgtAGTACTCCAAAAGAATATCCAAACTGGAGgttatatttttgcatatatattaATTTGGTAATTGCAAATAattgaaaatgtgtttatttagatGTATatgtaatgtcatttttaatctttagagtGCTATTTTTATTCCTTTTGGTTTTTGAGAAATTTCGTAATTCGTTTATTTCAATTCTGTAATTGTAAGTATAATTGTCTGTTTATCCAAAACTATTTATGatgataaaatatatttgaatgctGCTCTACTGCATTTGTATGTAATgtatttaagtgtatttttattGATAAAGCTTCCTACTTCCTTTTAAACACAGTATATGAACTTTAGATGAAATACTGAATAACACCATAGTTAAAATTGTAATGCATGTCTCGCTTTACTATGATAGTCACTATGAGTGTCTCTTTAAAGCAgatgtgcccaaactttttcttataaagggtcAAAAACTAAAACTGATTGAGGGTGGTGAGCTGGACATAAATATACCAAGTTGTCAATGTaagttgttaatttattattagaatttattatatagtttattatataatttaattaatactataatttattacatttaaaatactttaattatattaattatacatttttgtacattttataataaacatcttacaatataaaaacatgaacaatctcatttataacactaaaaaatacattttgccttgatttgcttgctgatgtcggtaacaatttattttgatggtccatttgagtattagtagactgtctgcttgatatctgttgaaacagacattcaacagatatttaactgactataagtaactttgcaagtacatgtcaaccccaactccaaccctaacagtctacttataatctaatgagttgttggcatgtagatgcagtgtaacttaaattcaacaaacagaccatcataataaagtgtgaccctgatGTCTTCTGCAATGTCCGCTATCATCAAgtgactgtatttatttatttattttttaaatctgattcattcacatttaattgaaagatttaatttcagcttgggtttttttttgtagcttaacagctaagaaacaaaagttatgttaaattaaaaatcaCAATCTTTGTTAAAGGCATTCCCCCCAAAATtccccatcattcttcctctctgATGAAGGGGATgaagggccaaatcaaaggttatggTGGGCCAGCTTTGGCCTGCAGGCACTAGTTTGGGCATCTTTGCTTTAAAGCATGACAAAACTATAACGtttcaatttaaaatgtatattttaaactaAAGCTTTTAGATTTGACATTATACCAAAGtgcaaaaaagtatatttaaatgtgttcagaATTATTTTAGAActgcttttttattaatttattcattcattaaatcaaaaatgtaaatgcaaaaataaaaagacttttTTAGCTAATAAAAGTCAAATAATTAATGTGATTTGCACATTGGTTTACACAATAACAGCTTTCTGTGGGCTTGAAAATGCTTActtttcaaaatagttttttttaaagtactagttattgaaaatgtttattaTCAGGTCTGTCTAAACTACGAAATTGTGATTTTTGTGAAATTGTGacattatgcatatatatattatgtgttcaGTCTATAGGGATCTGTGAGTTCTTCACAACCAAAACAATAGCCAGAATTTCTTCCTAACCTGAATCTTTACAAAGCTTGCACTTTAACAAATTACTTCAGCTTGTTACAACTACATAAATTCATTAGTTTCTACCTAATTTATTATGGTTTTCAGTGATAAATAAGTtggaaaaactcatttatttaAGTTGATCCAATTaggcttttttcagtgtagtgcaTATCCTAAAATGTGGACCTTAATCAGAAAATGCATGTAAAGAAGGTCATCGATTTTAACTTACATTTATGCACAAATATGATGAAGTGTTTTTATCATCTTTGTCATcgcttctatttttttctttccttgGGTTCATCAGTTTGAAGAGAGAAATCCGATTGGTGGGAGAGGAGTCCTGTCTGCAGCCGGTCACCATAGCCATGGCATTTGTGTACTTTGAGAAGCTGGTCCTGCAGGGGCGTCTGAACAAGCAGAACAGGAAGCTAGTGGCGGCCGCATGCCTGCTGCTTGCCGCCAAGATCAGCAGCGACCTGAAGAAACAAGAGGTCAAACAGCTGATCGACGTGAGTCTTTACAGTCTGCACACatgcagttgaagacaaaatgatcaTCCTGTGAAATTttgcaaggatattttcacagtatttcctatgttTTACTTCTGAAaaagtatttgttgttgttgttgttgttgttgttttgtttgtctagagtttcaaacaatatttaaaaactgggaagatcaatattatttgcccccttaagatagcttttttttttgattggctgcagaataaaccactgtttaaGCTGGAAACCAGTATctaaaaataactagtaaaatatttgtcctgtcatcatggcaaagacaaaagaaatgaaatATTAGATATTAGTCATGAaaacaattctttttttaaatgtgttggaaaagtattcttctttctattaaacagcacttgaaattatttgaaaaagagtTTTCAGTAGAGccaatcattttgtcttcaattgtgttttttttttttttttttttcaaaagtataTTTTTGGAATTTTGAGATCAGCAAGGCTgaatttatttgactgtaaaacttaaaaattattactattattatcattataaaatgtgatttattcctTGGTTCATTACTTCAGAcgcattacttcagtcttcaaaGTCACATGAGGCTCCAGAAATCTTGTATCATGTATTAAAATGCAAACAATCATTTGATaaagagatatactgctgataaagtaatataaatactTTACAGTGCTGTATTGGCTGCtgatataaaataatactaatacttttctgaaaaaaTTAGTCACACCTGACTGCTGACAGAAAAAGCAATGAAGTTATTCTGGTGTGTATATGTCACATGGGTGTGTACAGCAAGTCAACTTTTTCTATAAAATAAACTACTTGTAGctctaaataaaacttttttaacatttaacaacattAAGATAAGAGTACATTAAGATGTAAGTACACAgtgttttactagttattttaagatacaagtattca comes from Danio aesculapii chromosome 23, fDanAes4.1, whole genome shotgun sequence and encodes:
- the cables2b gene encoding CDK5 and ABL1 enzyme substrate 2, coding for MAAAVCSTQSTPNPCTGKLHREHLRKNKDSRRRQAALLFLTNISLDGRPVRNNVIAAGPGDAEFQCADIGTAVNELSAAASSDGTFSSLPVPRLGLLGVPPILVLPSDSGFSNAGSSEMFLERTRGSFSSQSNLLSPCSLQPTPLGPRKSPTLLSVQSCGSSLDSRPRSRNASGSPRPRSMKKIHFIKNMRQYDTRGSRIVLICAKRSLCAAFSVLPYGESFHISDPRLDAQRRRHSSGGISTTLEMLPGLEGVELGLYGRTVSYAQFLYPTNALDRHKPSVDLTLPLPYSRNSIPRSYPSSRLNSTVGLDLGLEDSDYDPNMLSDPQWPCGKHKRVLIFASYMTTVIEYVKPSDLKKDMNETFKEKFPHIKLTLSKIRSLKREIRLVGEESCLQPVTIAMAFVYFEKLVLQGRLNKQNRKLVAAACLLLAAKISSDLKKQEVKQLIDKLEERFRISRRELIAFEFTILVGLEMALYLPESKVMPHYRRLVQQT